The bacterium genome segment AGGGGGATGCTTGGCACTGTTGCAGTCACATCGCGCAGAGCATAGAGGGCTTTGTCGGCAGGTACCAATCGTTTGCTTTGGGTCGCCATACATGCACCGATACGCTCTGCTTGTTCGAGCATCTGTTCGATATCCATTTCAGTTTGGAAACCGGGGATAGCTTCCAGCTTGTCTGCGGTACCTCCCGTAAAGCTCAAGCCTCGTCCAGACATTTTAATTACCGTTGCCCCGGCTGCGGCTAATAAAGGCACGATCACTAAAGAAGTTTTATCTCCAACTCCACCGGTGGAATGTTTATCGATATGAGGTCCAGGGACGGAAGAAAGATCAAGCTGATCGCCTGACAAACGCATACATTCGGTTAAATCAGCGATTTCACGCGAAGACATACCGCGCAGAACTACTGCCATTAACCAGGCTGCTGTTTGAGCTTCGGTAACTAGTCCATCTAAATATCCTAGTACTACTGCAGCAATTTCCTCATAAGTTAGCTCAAGGCCTTCTCGCTTCTTTGCTATAATATCCGGTATCATTGTTCCCAACCTTGAATGCTGCGATCAGCAGCAGGGTGATTCGACGACCTGGGCGTATCCCAATAATAGTTTCGCGAAACTAATTCAAGAATCCTGCTTTTTTCTATTTTTTAGTTTATAGCATGATTCATGAAAAATTGTGTAACATATTTGGGGGCAAAAAGTTTAGCCTACCGTGCAACGGTTTCGTAAACGGCTTGGTTGAACTCCACGCGATAACAGGCAAGGAGTGTAACATGTTTTTTAATGACGAGGAACAGCTTCACGGAGCAACATCCGAGGAAGCACAAACGACGAGCGAAAACGCACCGGAAGTAGAAACACCAGTTGTGTCTACTGAAAGCGCGACGCCAAGTGAACCCGCTGCGGTGACTATGGCTGAAGCCATGGAGCAAGATGCTTATGCGCAGAATTTCAAAAAACTGTCTCGCGGAGATCTTGTTGAAGGCACAGTGGTCCATGTTGATAAGGATAGTGTCTTAGTTGATGTCGGCACCAAGTCCGAAGGGGTTATCCCTCTTGACGAGCTTTCGAATGAGATGATTCAATCAACCGATGGCGTGGTCACTGTTGGGGAAAAGATTAATGTCGTCGTTCTGCAAGCGGAGAACGAGGAGGGCAATCCTATTCTCAGCAAGAGAAGAGCCGATTTTGAAGACGCTTGGGATCGGATTGAAACAGTGCTTCGAGAGCAGACAACCATAGCTGCGATGGTGACGGAGCGAGTAAAAGGCGGTTTAGTGGTTGATGTCGGCGTACGTGGATTTGTTCCGGCAACTCATGTCGGAAACGGCAGATTGCGTAATATCGAGCGATATGTCGGCCAAAGTCTACCGCTGAAGGTGCTTGAAATCGATCGCGATCGTCGCAAGGTTGTCCTCTCAAACAAACTTGCAGAGGATGAGCTGCGCGAATCCAGCAAAGTGGAAGTCTTCGCCAGGCTGCAGCCTGGGCAGATTTTGGAAGGGACAGTTCGACGCATCACCGATTACGGCGCTTTCGTTGATTTAGGCGGGGTTGATGGATTGTTGCACGTAAGTGAGATGTCATGGGCGCGAATAGCGCACCCATCGGAAGTGATGAAGGAAGGCGATAAGGTTAAAGTTATCGTACTTCGCACCGATGCCGATGCGGGCAAGGTATCGCTTGGCCATCGCCAAGTATTACCGGATCCATGGACACTGGTTGCGGATGCTTACACCGTTGGCGCGACGGTGAGCCTTCCAATCTCTCGCCTCGTTCAAAGCGGAGCTTTTGTGCGATTACCCGAGGGTGTGGAAGCTTTCATTCCCATCAGTGAAATGGCTCAACGCCGCATAAACAAGCCAGGCGATGTCGTTTCAAAAGGCCAAGTTGTAGAAGCTCAGATCATGGACGTTCGTCCCGATGAGAGACGCATGGTACTTAGTTTAAAAGCGCTCCAGCAGCATGTCGAACGACAAGAAGTTGAAAAGCATATGCCCCGACAGCAGCAGGGCGGCACAACTATCGGTGATCGTCTCGGCGCTCTTCGCGGTCTATTAGAGGAATCCAAACCGGAAGCCTCTGCCGAGCCTGTTGAAGTAACAGCCGAAGTGTCAGCTGAAGTACAAGTGGAAGCTCCTGTTGAAAAACCGGCTAAAGTTTCCAAAGCTGCAGCGAAAGCTGCTGCCGAAGCGATAGTTGAAGTTCCTGCGGATGTTCCAGTTGTGCCTGAGGCAGCAGAGCCGATTGCAGAGAATGAGCCTGTAGTTACTTTAGCCGATGATAATGCTGAGACGGCTGAGTAGCTTGACTGGTCTTGCGACCTAATGAGTTGTCCTTCCCTCCTGTGAAAAGAGAAGCAAGCAGGGGGGAGGGCGCTAAGGTTACGGGTTTGTAGCATTAAATTTCTTAAGTGATAGAAAAGGTGGCAGCGTGTGACCCTGGCGCATAAGGATAATAGCCCAGAGCCGAATGGACATACGCAAGTGGTTGCCGTCACTGGCGGTATCTGCGACGGCAAAACAACTGTCCTTAAAATGTTTGACGAATTCGGCGCAAAAACGCTAAGCGCCGATTCAGTGGCTCAAGAGCTACTTTGTCCAGGGACGGATCTGTGGGAAAGGGTACACAGGGAATTCGCGTCTGAGTTGAGAGTTTTCGAGAGAGGGTTGCTGGCAGATCTAATTGCTAACAATCCGCAGGCGCGAAGAAGGCTTAATCGGCTAATGCATCCGCCGATTGTAGCGGCTATATATAAGGAGATTGAGCAAGTTCGCTCGACGTCGCGAGGGATTTTCGTTGTCGAGGCGCCGCTGTTGATTGAGATAGGTATTCAAGGGCAGTACGATCGGATTCTTGTTGCATCTGCCGGATACACAATTCAATTGGAGCGCCTCACACAGCGTTTAGGCGATCGTGATAAAGCAGCTCTCTACCTCCAAAGCCAACTTCCCACATCAGTAAAAAGAGCCTTTGCGGATTGGATCGTCGATACAAGTTATCCTTTAAATGTAGTCAGAAGCGAAGTCCTTCGTATTTGGACGGAACTTTCATATACTTTGCGCGTCGGTTTAATAGACTCTTCTGTATAAAGGTTTCCGCTTGCTATAGCAAAGTGCTATAATAGCGGCAGTGTTTGTGCGAAATGGGTTTAAGGCATCATAAGAATATATCCCGTCTATATATGTTTTGAGGGGTGAGGTAACAAGTGAGTAATTCAGGTGTCATTATGCGATTTAATCTTCTTGTTCTCGGCATCTGTTTGGGGGTAGCCGCGCTTGCGCAGGGACTACCAGCTTCCTCGGGAAGCACAACTAGTGTGGGTAGCAAAGTTGCCAAAGCTATTGGCCCACCTCCTTCGTACGGCAACTGGGTGCCGGGGCCAGATGGCCTAACCAACCCTTTGAAAAGTAACGTAACTCGTGCGGCGTCTACCCGTGCATCAAAGCCTATGGTGCGTGACGTCACTCAAGCCCCGACGAACGACATCCAGCCCGTTTATGGGCCGGAATTTGCAGTTTTATACTTTGCTAGTAACGCCAGGGAGAGAAGTGTTGAAACCGGCCGTTTGGCTTTGCCAGGTGTCGCTTATCATATTTGGCAAACGAATACGGATGGCTTTAGTGGCGTCCAACTTACCGGTTTAGACAGGTTCACCGATGAGGCGAACGGCGACCAGATGTATCCCTGGATTTCGAACACCGGTCATCTATTGGCCTATAGCACACGCCGAGTTGCCGGCGCCGGTAACTTCGATGTTTACATTCGCAACCTGACCAATGGCAGCCGAATCCAGATCACCAGTCAGTCGAACCCCGGTAACAACATTCATCCAACACTTAATCCCTCCGGTTCTAATGTTGTTTTCTCGTCAAACCGATTTTCGACTTCCAACCCAGGTCGACGATACCGTCTTTACTGGGGAAAAACGAATATACCAAACCCGTCTTTAACACTGGTTAATATCTATTCTGGTTTTGGTGGTGGTTCTCAAAACTTTGATGATGTTGATGCTGCTTGGTCACCGGACGGGCTTACCGTTGTCTTTACTCGGCGTTATGATAACGGCGAGTCGCACATTTGGTTTGTCGCTAATGTGATCAGCCCAAGCGTGACTGGGTCAGGGCAATTAACCGGAACAACCATTGATGGTGTTCCAACTCAAGAGAAAGAGCCGGCTTGGGTATGGAACTATGTGGGCGGTAGCGCAAGCGAATCAGGTTTTGTATTTTCGACAAACCGCGAGTTCGTTGATACAGATTACGTTTTAACACCTAATCATTGGAACATTTTTTGGTATAACTCCCGAGCGGCGGGGTATCAACCCGAAACTACTTATGGTAACAACCTGTACCAGCTTGTAGTCGATCCAGGCGGTCCAGACCCCGATACTTCAAATCCAAACGGTGGTGCGGAGCATCCGACTGCGGCGTTCTTCCCGTTACTGACTGATGGGGACTGGGAACTTACTTATCAGTCAACTCGGCCAAAAGAAGTGAATGGAGTAGAGGTTCAGGGTAGGCATGATATCTGGACCAGTCTACTTAACGATAATTATCTTCCAACGCTTGATGCGATCCCTCAAGTTTTAGATGTGGATGGAAATCCTGTCCAAGAGCAAGCGCCAGGCAGTACATTCATATTCCGAATTCCGGTTAGCGATTCGTTCGGCATGAAAAGTGTCTTCCTGCAGTTCAAGGACCCTGATCTTAAGATTTATGCTCTCGACTTTCCCTCACCAGAGGAACCTCAACCGACCGATTCTTACACAGGATTCATGGATATAAAGTCCAGCATAACCGCAATTCGTCCATGGGTCGAAATTGGACAGAAGGCGCTACCCATCGACAACGATGAGGAAACAAACCCGCCAACGACTGACCTATTAGCGTTTAAAGGCGGCGGCTTTAATGGCGCAAGCAACAAGTATGTAAGTCCGATTGCTGATGCTGATCTAGAAACGCCGTATGTGCTGCAGGCTTATGATGACGGTCCGATTTCCGCAGGTGGTCATGAGCCGGAAGGACAAGTTGCCGAGGACGGCTTCTTTACCGCTTCATGGACTACACCGTCTTATTATGCAGGCCGTGATTTCTATATGGACGTTTATGCTGAAGATGTCAGCGACAACAAGATGGTGTGGGATAATATCCGCGGCTTTACCACTAGACCGTGGACTGGCGGCAACCGATGCTTGTTCGTTGCCGACTATATTGCCGGCCAGATATTTGCGCAGGACAGGAATATCAACCCGAATTTGGGTAAGACTGCCATACGCGTAGGTTGGCAACCTGTCGAGTCCTATTGGACAACCAACCCGTTTATGTACGAAAATCAGACTAGATATATAAAACCTGCGGTCGATTCGCTTCTCTATAATCTTTGTCCTATTTTCAGCTTTAAAGATCCTACTGGACAAATGCAGTTGCCTCCTGGTGATCCGACTCTTGGTAGTTCGGGTACCACTACTTTTGATATCTGGCGTGTTCAGTGCCGTGGTCCCGTTCCTGTCGCTATCTTACAGTCTTATATGCCGAGAACGATTCTACAGCCTGGCCCAACGAGTGTGAGCGGTACTCATAAGGTGTTCGTAACTGACCACTATGTTGCTTGGGCGTGTCCTTACTCCGGAGATCTTTTAACGAATAATGATTCAATCGATTCGGCTGCAGTCCAGGCCAATATAGCGACCTATTTAGATGGCGGCGGGAAATTGATATTGAGCGGTCAGGAGATCGCTTGGGCGGTTACCCGCGGTGGTCAAATAGCAAGCCCGTGGCTCAACACATACCTAAGAGTTGCGTACGAGACAGATACATCGCTGGATATCAGCAGAGCCTATGTGGCAAACCGGCACTACGTGGCAGCCTCTCGGCTAATCGGCCAGGGGGTCGCTCCGCAGCAGTGGGGTGACTTCACAGATGCGCCACTTGCTGACCCCGCCTCGTTCATAACTGGGCTTAACCCAGTAGTCGGCTCTATGGGCGCTCGCCCAACTCCTATCCAAGGGGCTTTACTTGGCAGTCGAACGGGTGCATGGAACAATGGGTGGATTGACAGTGTCACCCTCACAACCGGGGGACGTCCTTCATTTGGTTACTTCAGTATAGGAGAAGGCTCTGGAGTAGCAGGCTCTTATTATGAAGATGTCGTTAAGGGTAGCAAAGTTATCTACATGGCCTTTGGCTTTGAAGGAATCTGCGACCGGTTCGTTGCGACGACAACACCAAATCTAGCGGATCCGGCTATTCCTCCTGAACTTTATGTAAAACTCGTCGAGTGGCCGCGTCGTTCTCAGTTTATGCTAACTTGGGCCGACTGGTTCCTGACAGGCGTGTTCCGAGGAACGGTCTACTCGATCGATCCTCAGACGGGAACAAGATTGCCTGAATCAGGTGTTCTGGTGCAGATTACTCAATCGAGCGCTACCGACGAATATCACTTCGGTGAAATTGTTGCGACTGGCGTTACTGACAGCTCAGGCAACTACGTGATAGAAGGCGTGCCTTCGGCCATGTACCTCGATTTCAATGCAGTAAAACCGGGTTTCCGCATTATGCACCCAGAACGCTGGGAGATTTTCAATGGTGGCGACCAAGAAGTGATGGACTTGATTATCACTAAGGAGCCGCCGGGACTATTAAAGGGTAAAGTTGTCGACAAGACACAAGCGCCTGTGGTTGGCGCGAAAGTGACTGCGAATCTATTAGGTTTAGTCGCTGACGATCCTAACTGTGATACCGCAGAGGGTTCGATTGATCCTGACGGTACAGTTATCGGTCTTACCGATATAAATGGCGTCTACTCTTTACAGCTTGGAACTGGGAAATGGCGTATAACAGTCGATGCGACTGGTCAAGGGTTTGGACCAACGACCCTACCTGCTCGCCT includes the following:
- a CDS encoding carboxypeptidase regulatory-like domain-containing protein → MRFNLLVLGICLGVAALAQGLPASSGSTTSVGSKVAKAIGPPPSYGNWVPGPDGLTNPLKSNVTRAASTRASKPMVRDVTQAPTNDIQPVYGPEFAVLYFASNARERSVETGRLALPGVAYHIWQTNTDGFSGVQLTGLDRFTDEANGDQMYPWISNTGHLLAYSTRRVAGAGNFDVYIRNLTNGSRIQITSQSNPGNNIHPTLNPSGSNVVFSSNRFSTSNPGRRYRLYWGKTNIPNPSLTLVNIYSGFGGGSQNFDDVDAAWSPDGLTVVFTRRYDNGESHIWFVANVISPSVTGSGQLTGTTIDGVPTQEKEPAWVWNYVGGSASESGFVFSTNREFVDTDYVLTPNHWNIFWYNSRAAGYQPETTYGNNLYQLVVDPGGPDPDTSNPNGGAEHPTAAFFPLLTDGDWELTYQSTRPKEVNGVEVQGRHDIWTSLLNDNYLPTLDAIPQVLDVDGNPVQEQAPGSTFIFRIPVSDSFGMKSVFLQFKDPDLKIYALDFPSPEEPQPTDSYTGFMDIKSSITAIRPWVEIGQKALPIDNDEETNPPTTDLLAFKGGGFNGASNKYVSPIADADLETPYVLQAYDDGPISAGGHEPEGQVAEDGFFTASWTTPSYYAGRDFYMDVYAEDVSDNKMVWDNIRGFTTRPWTGGNRCLFVADYIAGQIFAQDRNINPNLGKTAIRVGWQPVESYWTTNPFMYENQTRYIKPAVDSLLYNLCPIFSFKDPTGQMQLPPGDPTLGSSGTTTFDIWRVQCRGPVPVAILQSYMPRTILQPGPTSVSGTHKVFVTDHYVAWACPYSGDLLTNNDSIDSAAVQANIATYLDGGGKLILSGQEIAWAVTRGGQIASPWLNTYLRVAYETDTSLDISRAYVANRHYVAASRLIGQGVAPQQWGDFTDAPLADPASFITGLNPVVGSMGARPTPIQGALLGSRTGAWNNGWIDSVTLTTGGRPSFGYFSIGEGSGVAGSYYEDVVKGSKVIYMAFGFEGICDRFVATTTPNLADPAIPPELYVKLVEWPRRSQFMLTWADWFLTGVFRGTVYSIDPQTGTRLPESGVLVQITQSSATDEYHFGEIVATGVTDSSGNYVIEGVPSAMYLDFNAVKPGFRIMHPERWEIFNGGDQEVMDLIITKEPPGLLKGKVVDKTQAPVVGAKVTANLLGLVADDPNCDTAEGSIDPDGTVIGLTDINGVYSLQLGTGKWRITVDATGQGFGPTTLPARLCANISSNITLNWTNDETQWFVVQPYPGGLNGTITSSEDGLPVRNASVTATFSTGTSTITKGPIVTGVDGKYDFGNELDAGNWIVLVTAPGFINKSSSASVTSNETTTLDITLVVAPPGVVRGYVLRRNDAVPISGLTVQALQSNVVIGETTTFTPSLIGSGHVYNFEFGTSFKLTGSTKIRVLVNGLGYDTPSDVTVVVPSGGTAYTTNIYLDPLKPISAGLTLFSTPFNYTDDPKTLMSGSSNYRLFTWITNIGRFKFYPNMPSTNDLLRGNGYYVQDTKSLAFITEGDAGNQALPFEITLQPGWNLIGDPFNFDVRWFTTPSQPNGARVKNPLNLSETLDMDTATARQLLASSLWSEIAGDRIPSYNLERWVGYWIRVYQPITVVIDPAGRLNSAVMAPVSAVRSVADQLGWRLQLVAEGAGMRDSGTYIGVLPEATLGFDNRFDAQKPGTVNSQYISMCIPHPEWRKFAGDFGIDIRSAKSVSQSWELKVDITVPNSSVSISWPGISGVGHGVALTLVDLKSGKRINMRNEANYTFYAKQAGTYRFRVLSVNAPSRGR
- the rpsA gene encoding 30S ribosomal protein S1, producing MFFNDEEQLHGATSEEAQTTSENAPEVETPVVSTESATPSEPAAVTMAEAMEQDAYAQNFKKLSRGDLVEGTVVHVDKDSVLVDVGTKSEGVIPLDELSNEMIQSTDGVVTVGEKINVVVLQAENEEGNPILSKRRADFEDAWDRIETVLREQTTIAAMVTERVKGGLVVDVGVRGFVPATHVGNGRLRNIERYVGQSLPLKVLEIDRDRRKVVLSNKLAEDELRESSKVEVFARLQPGQILEGTVRRITDYGAFVDLGGVDGLLHVSEMSWARIAHPSEVMKEGDKVKVIVLRTDADAGKVSLGHRQVLPDPWTLVADAYTVGATVSLPISRLVQSGAFVRLPEGVEAFIPISEMAQRRINKPGDVVSKGQVVEAQIMDVRPDERRMVLSLKALQQHVERQEVEKHMPRQQQGGTTIGDRLGALRGLLEESKPEASAEPVEVTAEVSAEVQVEAPVEKPAKVSKAAAKAAAEAIVEVPADVPVVPEAAEPIAENEPVVTLADDNAETAE
- the coaE gene encoding dephospho-CoA kinase (Dephospho-CoA kinase (CoaE) performs the final step in coenzyme A biosynthesis.) → MTLAHKDNSPEPNGHTQVVAVTGGICDGKTTVLKMFDEFGAKTLSADSVAQELLCPGTDLWERVHREFASELRVFERGLLADLIANNPQARRRLNRLMHPPIVAAIYKEIEQVRSTSRGIFVVEAPLLIEIGIQGQYDRILVASAGYTIQLERLTQRLGDRDKAALYLQSQLPTSVKRAFADWIVDTSYPLNVVRSEVLRIWTELSYTLRVGLIDSSV